The genomic window TATCTATTATTTCTGGTAGGGTGAAGGGTGATACATTACTCATAGGCGGATTGTCACAACGGTATTACACAATTAATATTTGAAGTATTAATTATATAAACTATTAAAAGTTGCAACAATAAATCACACTTCGTTCCAAATGAGGACAATTATTAATTATACAATTTGCCGCTACTAAAAAATTTTACTTCCTTGCTATGAAGCTAGCTATGACTTGAGAGATAGAAAACCCGTCTATCTCCTTATTCCATTTATGTCCGCCTTTTTCTAAATATAACACCTGCAACCTATTTCCACCCGAGCAATCATAATTACCGGCAATTCCTATACCACTTAATCTCAAGCTATTTTCTTTCCCACAGCACAGATAATCAGACCATAAACTAACCGCATCCTCAAACGCCATATAGGGACGAGTCTGTGTACGCCTAGCTTTCTTATTGGTACTCATCCCACCATTATAAGGTAAAATCTCATCATCCTTAGCATGTATCATAAAAAGAGAAAATGGTCGCTTAGGACGTGGCTGGTCAGAAAAAATAGCGGTACTTACCACGACCACCGCCTTTACTCTATGGCGCATAGTAGCCGCCGCCCGATAAGCGAGCATTCCACCGTTAGAATGACCAATAAGGAATATAGAACCCGTATCTATAGAATATTTACTGGCTATAATATCTATTGCTTTATCAATGTAAGCCACATCGTCAACATTGTTTTTTGCCGCTACCCCACAGCAATATCTGGCG from Rickettsiales bacterium includes these protein-coding regions:
- a CDS encoding alpha/beta hydrolase, with translation MSLSRGLLSSLVIILVVICTLLLTISGVWAEEIDFESGGIKRNFILEYDKEKLKNPAPLVMIFHGGGGNSSWMKRHSKKLTKLLKKSGYMVAFMNGTGRFKLINSNVWNARYCCGVAAKNNVDDVAYIDKAIDIIASKYSIDTGSIFLIGHSNGGMLAYRAAATMRHRVKAVVVVSTAIFSDQPRPKRPFSLFMIHAKDDEILPYNGGMSTNKKARRTQTRPYMAFEDAVSLWSDYLCCGKENSLRLSGIGIAGNYDCSGGNRLQVLYLEKGGHKWNKEIDGFSISQVIASFIARK